The Onthophagus taurus isolate NC chromosome 6, IU_Otau_3.0, whole genome shotgun sequence region TAAAGAAACTTCTTCGCTTTGTAATTTAATGTCACAATACATGCGTAAATCTGTTCCCACAACAATCCTTTCAAGACTTCTTACTTTTGGAAGAACGACACTTCCTCCAACTTTAAAGTCTAACTCAGTCTTTTTCTCCATCGTTTTATCATCATCCTGTTGATTTTGGGTTTCTTCTTCAAGGATTGTGGTGAAGTGTGGTTGGTCTGAATCGGAAGTGACTGTACTCGCACTTTCACAACCGCTCGATAACGAACCTTCATCGCTATCAACCGGAATTAAATCAGGCGTTTCTGACAATGTTCTCAACCATCCATTTACATTACACGATTCTATAAGATCGCTTTGAAGACTACTTTCGATTAATtcattcaaaatcatttcgcTTCTTTCATCAACAGATAATTCTTCGGGGATTCCATCACAAAATTTGCGAGTTGATCTTTTCTGTTTTATATCACAGCTTACTTTTTTCTCTAAAAGCGCATCTGAACTATCGTAATGCCTAAGAATTCGATTTCTAGGCCTTCCTTCAAAAATTTCCTCAGTCTCTTCTAAATTCTCCTCGATTATCGTTAATTTCGGCGCAGATTTCGATCTTTCTAAAGGTGGCCTATAATTTTGACCACCTGTGcttaataaaatctttctcCGAGGCATCGTTGGGTTCTCATAAACCGAATTGACCAAAGAAAGTCGGGCGTTTTGTCTGTTGATCTTGTCCCGTTTAAATTCGGCCAAGGCCAGGGCTAAAGATTGCTTAAGTTTCATCTCGATTTGACGGGCAACTTGAGATGATGAACAAAGAACCGCATGACAACGCAATTCGTGTCTTAAACGTCTACCTTCGTGACGATAAACCCAACAGAATAAACGAGGAAAATGTTGAGGGGCCGCACAAAATGTTAATCTATTCGCCCAATACTCAGTTAATCCGTGATCTTTGGTTGTCGCTTTTAATCCTCCTCCACTTACGGTGAGTTGCATTCTTACATCCGGACGTGATGATTGAGTGTAATTTCTCCATAATGTTGCTAAAGGTTTTTCGACACAACCATCACCTgtaaagataaagaaaaaaattagttgattatttttaactaGGGAGTGCTTAATATAGCCAAAAGTCAAAAATATGccacatagtgatatctagtgCTAACTAATGTTACTTAGCATTGtcactagactaacactagacctagaactagaaactaaTTTATGGttactttattataattgAGTTCATCTTATCATATTctcaaacatatttttttttaacgaaaagtTGAAAACTAATTTAGAAgatgttgggttgggttgggtattCGATTATTTGTTGGTAGGAAAAGGagaaaaaaactttgatagataattagattattattagATCAGATTTTTATGTGAATCTGTGCCAGAAAAATGTTCCCTTATCTAGTTCAATAAACAGCTTCAGCCATCACAGTTCCATAATTAACTGAAATTATGCCCAAGGTAGAGTACTTTAAGCCTaaaaattctagtttatgacatgataaaaatattataaaataatattattgaaatatcccgaaaaaaattattaaagaagaaactgttaaataattcaaaaataacgcgaaattttcaaaaaatcatatcgactgtatttttaagaaacttggtatgatatgtatgttaaattgtagcttaaagattctagtttgtgatatgatataaaaattataagataatattattgaaattcccagcaaaaaattattaaagaagaaattgtcaaatttataaatcaaaaataatatgaaattttcaaaaaatcatatcgactgtatttttaagaattttaatatgatgtgtatgttaaattgtagcttaaagattcgaGTTTGTGAtacgatataaaaattataagataatattattgaaattcccaggaaaaaattattaaaaaagatattgtcaaatttcgaaatcaaaaataacgacattttcaaaaaataatatcgactgcatttttaagaatcaagatatgatatgtatgttaaattgaagtttaaaGATGCTAGTTTATGATAGGGTgtgaaaactataagataatattattgaaatttccaggaaaaaattattaaagaaaaaattggcaaatttataaatcaaaaataatatgaaattttcaaaaaatcatatcgactgtatttttaagaattttaatatgatgtgtatgttaaattgtagcttaaagattcgagtttgtgatatgatataaaaattataagataatattattgaaattcccagcaaaaaattattaaagaagaaattgtcaaatttataaatcaaaaatagcGAAAATAATATCgactgcatttttaagaatcaagatatgatatgtatgttaaattgaagcttaaagatgcTAGGTTATGATATggtataaaaactataagataatattaataaaatttccaagaaaaaattattaaagaagaaactgtcaaatttataaatcaaaaataacgcgaaattttcaaaaaatcatatcgactgtatttttaagaaacttggtatgatatgtatgttaaattgtagcttaaagattctagtttgtGATATGATAGaaatattatatgataatattattgaaatatcccggaaaaaattattaaagaagaacctgtcaaatttataaatcaaaaataacgtgaaattttcaaaaaatcatatagactgtatttttaaaaattacctaACTTtacctagcactgtcactagaactaacactagacctagaactggaaccATTCttctttagccgtcttaagagacgtacggctaaacccgaatgtttccagttctaggtctagtattagttctagtattagtttaataaaagtatacaaCGTAATAATATCTAGAGTTAACTAGCGCTtatctagcactgtcactagaactaacactagacctagaactagaaacattcgggtttagccgtacgtctcttaagacggctaaacccaaatgtttctagttctaggtctagtgttagtgctagttttagtttaatatgtaatAGAGCAACTTGAGGAATAACCCAAGTTAGATTCTATCTATGAACGTTTACAtttatgtttatgtttatctacatttataattaaatatactGATATATTAAATAGATAGATGTATCaaggttataaaaatgtaagatGTGTTATTAGTTGGTGGGTTATGGACAAAGTGTCGTTAACCTGATCTGCAAGGTCAGGACCATTAAAAACGACATAATCTCCGTTAAGTAGAGAGGAAACTGGTTCTTGTTTATTGGAAATATTCTGATTGACAACAAACCAATTGTTTATAATCATTAATATCTATAACCTTTTCAACGACACGtttaaattttagtattttttaacattcttttctATTGAAGTTTGGaacgaaaacaaaatgggcAATAAAAACTTGACcataataaaaacaacttcAAGAACTTATACTGCGCGTTGCTTTTACGACTGGAAACAACCTTAACAGTGACATTATGCAGAAGAATAACGTATTTTAACACGTTGCCGAcaacgaatataataataataataataataacaagcAGTGgatgttaaaatttgttatggtCTCGTAGAAATCGTTTAGAAATCTTTGTTGCGTCATTCCATCTGTAATCGTATGAGGAATAACAAACGTTTTGCTTTCACttgaatctaaaaaaaaagtgtttagtAATCTTTGATTTCAtctatttgattaattaatttattattaaaatttataatttgtaaaatatttaaaaaatgacatatattaataagaaaattgctATTATTATACACGAGCAATTGGCACAATTGTAAACCATTAGGCCAATTGCCATTAAACGTTTTAGTGTTTTGATTATGATGCATTATTCAATGTCTGCTGACGTCG contains the following coding sequences:
- the LOC111419525 gene encoding uncharacterized protein — translated: MEDVDVIDAALMVKTDGPKRVPSIEILNSEMPGRCNQKERGKRAFKALLNKLRLRKCASADITEPDPTYKVAYLGNVVTGWAKGDGCVEKPLATLWRNYTQSSRPDVRMQLTVSGGGLKATTKDHGLTEYWANRLTFCAAPQHFPRLFCWVYRHEGRRLRHELRCHAVLCSSSQVARQIEMKLKQSLALALAEFKRDKINRQNARLSLVNSVYENPTMPRRKILLSTGGQNYRPPLERSKSAPKLTIIEENLEETEEIFEGRPRNRILRHYDSSDALLEKKVSCDIKQKRSTRKFCDGIPEELSVDERSEMILNELIESSLQSDLIESCNVNGWLRTLSETPDLIPVDSDEGSLSSGCESASTVTSDSDQPHFTTILEEETQNQQDDDKTMEKKTELDFKVGGSVVLPKVRSLERIVVGTDLRMYCDIKLQSEEVSLVPVGESQQTDFSSLKVFKRKVQFEHDSIRYDDDEEEIGSACSDESGYDEDLECTSSVGNIVLV